Proteins encoded together in one Catellatospora citrea window:
- a CDS encoding DUF4259 domain-containing protein, with protein sequence MGTWDSGPFDNDGAADWCGDLNEADPADRLGLVRQTLAAVADHDGYLDDRLGVRAVAAAAVIVSQRPGAEPLTSPYAPDFLLEGGSLVVPEDVAALAVRALDRVVGGDSEWRELWEDTGDPADALAAVGDLRIALAAAP encoded by the coding sequence GTGGGCACATGGGACTCTGGTCCGTTCGACAACGACGGCGCCGCCGACTGGTGCGGCGACCTGAACGAGGCCGATCCGGCCGACCGGCTCGGTTTGGTCCGGCAGACCCTCGCCGCGGTGGCCGACCATGACGGCTACCTCGACGACCGGCTCGGGGTGCGGGCCGTCGCGGCGGCAGCGGTCATCGTGTCGCAGCGTCCCGGCGCGGAGCCGCTGACCTCGCCGTACGCGCCGGACTTCCTGCTCGAAGGCGGGTCGCTCGTGGTCCCCGAGGACGTCGCGGCGCTCGCGGTGCGGGCCCTGGACCGGGTCGTCGGCGGCGACTCGGAGTGGCGTGAGCTGTGGGAGGACACCGGCGACCCGGCGGACGCGCTGGCGGCCGTCGGCGACCTGCGCATCGCGCTCGCCGCCGCGCCGTAG
- a CDS encoding phosphotransferase family protein has translation MRSVVELGSGLDNVAYEVDGELIVRFSREPDPVVRAALVEREARLLAAVAEVCPLPVPEPVFTAPEQGCLAYAKLPGVPLAELPRQGWSAHGTSIAAVLGGLLDALHTAPVDRWTGLVDVDDRPLAEWLGEAAEYYRSVARHVPVAHRRAVAAFLDTPPPAAVRGLVFSHNDLGIEHVLVDPAGWTVTGVIDWSDAALVDPSYDFGLVYRDLGPDALRAALGRCRRDAADIAALGERAVFYARCSVFEDLAYGVETGRDGYVSRCHAALRWLFPA, from the coding sequence ATGCGTTCGGTGGTCGAGCTCGGCTCGGGCCTGGACAACGTGGCGTACGAGGTCGACGGTGAGCTGATCGTGCGGTTCAGCCGGGAGCCCGACCCCGTGGTGCGAGCCGCCCTGGTCGAACGAGAAGCGCGGCTGCTGGCCGCCGTCGCCGAGGTCTGCCCGCTGCCGGTGCCCGAACCCGTGTTCACGGCCCCGGAGCAGGGCTGCCTCGCGTACGCCAAACTTCCCGGTGTGCCGCTGGCGGAGCTGCCCCGACAGGGCTGGTCGGCGCACGGCACGTCGATCGCGGCGGTGCTGGGCGGGCTGCTCGACGCCCTGCACACCGCACCGGTCGACCGGTGGACGGGCCTGGTGGACGTCGACGACCGGCCGTTGGCCGAGTGGCTCGGGGAGGCCGCCGAGTACTACCGGTCCGTCGCCCGGCACGTGCCGGTGGCGCACCGCCGCGCGGTGGCGGCGTTCCTGGACACACCGCCGCCGGCTGCGGTTCGCGGTCTCGTGTTCTCCCACAACGACCTGGGCATCGAGCACGTGCTCGTCGACCCGGCCGGGTGGACGGTGACCGGCGTCATCGACTGGAGCGACGCCGCGCTGGTGGATCCGTCGTACGACTTCGGGCTGGTGTACCGGGACCTGGGCCCGGACGCGCTGCGGGCCGCCCTGGGCCGGTGCCGCAGGGACGCCGCCGACATCGCGGCGCTCGGCGAACGCGCGGTCTTCTACGCCCGGTGCAGCGTCTTCGAGGACCTGGCCTACGGCGTCGAGACGGGCCGGGACGGCTACGTCTCCCGGTGCCACGCCGCGTTGCGCTGGCTGTTCCCGGCGTAG
- the hemC gene encoding hydroxymethylbilane synthase, giving the protein MTTTVRLGTRGSTMALAQARHVARELESAHAGLAVRIVPVSTHGDRWTGSLATAGGKGAFTSEIDALLQAGDIDLAVHCLKDIPGDVALPEGICIAAHLPRDDPRDALISRDGLRLDQLARDAVVGTSAVRRQAQLQRARPDLRVKPIRGNVDSRIARLDSGDVDAIVVAACGLHRIGQAHRITQLLDVELMGPAVGAGTIVVTTRTSGQAYTLVMALDEPDSRDASLAERALLHRFGASCNSAVSGHASIERDTVTLRAAVYAPEGDRMLSTVVAGDRTVAPLLGRQAADELLALGARKLLDPYLR; this is encoded by the coding sequence GTGACGACGACCGTCCGCCTCGGCACCCGGGGCAGCACCATGGCCCTGGCGCAGGCCCGCCACGTCGCCCGCGAGCTGGAGTCCGCGCACGCGGGCCTCGCGGTGCGGATCGTGCCCGTGTCCACCCACGGCGACCGCTGGACCGGCAGCCTCGCCACGGCGGGCGGCAAGGGCGCGTTCACCAGCGAGATCGACGCGCTGCTGCAGGCCGGCGACATCGACCTGGCGGTGCACTGCCTCAAGGACATCCCCGGCGACGTCGCACTGCCCGAAGGGATCTGCATCGCGGCCCACCTGCCGCGCGACGACCCCCGCGACGCGCTGATCAGCCGCGACGGCCTGCGGCTCGACCAGCTCGCCCGCGACGCGGTCGTCGGCACCAGCGCGGTACGCCGCCAGGCGCAGCTCCAGCGGGCCCGCCCCGACCTGCGGGTCAAGCCGATCCGCGGCAACGTCGACAGCCGCATCGCGCGCCTGGACTCCGGCGACGTCGACGCCATCGTGGTCGCCGCGTGCGGGCTGCACCGCATCGGCCAGGCGCACCGCATCACCCAGCTGCTGGACGTCGAGCTGATGGGCCCGGCCGTCGGCGCGGGCACGATCGTGGTCACCACCCGGACGTCCGGGCAGGCGTACACCCTGGTCATGGCGTTGGACGAGCCGGACAGCCGGGATGCGAGCCTGGCCGAGCGGGCGCTGCTGCACCGGTTCGGGGCGAGCTGCAACAGCGCGGTCAGCGGGCACGCGAGCATCGAGCGGGACACGGTGACGCTGCGCGCCGCCGTCTACGCCCCGGAGGGCGACCGCATGCTGTCGACCGTCGTCGCGGGCGACCGCACGGTCGCGCCCCTGCTCGGTCGGCAGGCCGCCGACGAGCTGCTGGCCCTCGGCGCCCGCAAGCTGCTCGACCCCTACCTGCGCTGA
- a CDS encoding kinase: MRDTHGCGTPSTILVVIRGNSGSGKSSIAREVRLACGRGCALVEQDHLRRIILRELDGPGGLAPDFIHHTVRYLLDHGYHVVLEGILHEAKYGGMLRALLAAHRGVSSAFYLDIPFDETVRRHGTRPQVTDFTPDQMRGWYRERDLLGVDGEHVIGPESTFDDSVVLIAARSGLAAAGPDSEPALPTPPPQRR; encoded by the coding sequence GTGCGCGACACCCACGGCTGCGGGACTCCGTCCACGATCCTGGTCGTGATCAGGGGGAACTCCGGTTCCGGCAAGTCCTCGATCGCGCGGGAGGTGCGGCTGGCGTGCGGGCGCGGCTGCGCCCTGGTCGAGCAGGACCACCTGCGCCGGATCATCCTGCGTGAACTGGACGGCCCCGGCGGCCTGGCCCCGGACTTCATCCACCACACCGTGCGCTACCTGCTCGACCACGGCTACCACGTGGTACTGGAGGGCATCCTCCACGAGGCCAAGTACGGCGGCATGCTGCGGGCGCTGCTGGCCGCACACCGCGGTGTCAGCTCCGCGTTCTACCTCGACATCCCGTTCGACGAGACGGTGCGCCGCCATGGCACCCGGCCGCAGGTCACCGACTTCACCCCCGACCAGATGCGCGGCTGGTACCGCGAGCGTGACTTGCTCGGGGTCGACGGCGAACACGTCATCGGGCCGGAGTCGACATTCGACGACAGCGTCGTGCTGATCGCGGCACGGTCGGGCCTGGCCGCAGCCGGCCCGGACAGCGAGCCCGCCCTGCCGACGCCTCCGCCGCAGCGGCGCTGA
- a CDS encoding phosphotransferase: MALAQPAPTDTELDAWCLRWLGSGVSETLFTTAHLSAVVGVRLKDDREVVVKVRPPAARLAVCTAVQQALWHSGFPCPRPLLGPVPFGAHAATAEVLVPGGDLLALDGVAQYAALLARLVRQAPRPQTADMFAPHPPWTAWDHTLGRTWPPADDRDADLNALPDTAWLDEVGERVRRRLRRGPAGPTVVGHGDWGAHNLRWRDGQPWAVHDWDSVISAPEPVLVGLAAACWPTGVVLRPATLDESAAFVEAYQQAADCRWSAEQVQAAWAASLWIDAFNAKKLALDGVAWLSPEEADRRLALAGA; this comes from the coding sequence ATGGCGCTCGCACAGCCCGCCCCGACCGACACCGAGCTCGACGCGTGGTGCCTGCGCTGGCTGGGCTCCGGCGTCTCGGAGACCCTGTTCACCACCGCGCACCTGTCGGCCGTCGTCGGCGTACGACTCAAGGACGACCGCGAGGTGGTCGTGAAGGTACGGCCGCCCGCGGCCCGGCTCGCCGTGTGCACCGCCGTGCAGCAGGCACTGTGGCACTCGGGGTTCCCGTGCCCGCGCCCGCTGCTCGGGCCGGTGCCGTTCGGTGCGCACGCCGCCACCGCGGAGGTGCTGGTCCCGGGTGGCGACCTGCTGGCACTCGACGGCGTCGCGCAGTACGCCGCGCTGCTCGCCCGCCTGGTCCGGCAGGCGCCCCGGCCGCAGACCGCGGACATGTTCGCGCCGCACCCGCCGTGGACCGCCTGGGACCACACGCTCGGCCGGACCTGGCCGCCCGCCGACGACCGCGACGCCGACCTCAACGCCCTGCCGGACACGGCCTGGCTGGACGAGGTCGGCGAGCGGGTCCGCCGTCGGCTGCGCCGCGGTCCGGCCGGGCCGACGGTGGTCGGGCACGGTGACTGGGGCGCGCACAACCTTCGCTGGCGGGACGGGCAGCCGTGGGCGGTGCACGACTGGGACAGCGTGATCAGCGCGCCGGAGCCGGTGCTCGTCGGCCTGGCCGCCGCCTGCTGGCCCACCGGGGTCGTGCTCCGGCCGGCCACGCTGGACGAGTCGGCGGCGTTCGTCGAGGCCTACCAGCAGGCAGCCGACTGCCGCTGGAGCGCCGAGCAGGTGCAGGCGGCCTGGGCGGCGAGCCTGTGGATCGACGCGTTCAACGCCAAGAAGCTCGCCCTCGACGGCGTCGCCTGGCTGTCGCCCGAGGAGGCCGACCGCCGGCTCGCCCTGGCCGGAGCCTGA
- a CDS encoding GNAT family N-acetyltransferase: MTAPVTPVPVRLAPVDAVNWRAVTALTVAESQSDWVAAPAYYLALCHYGESGWQPLAVLDTEGDVVGFLMWTVDPADGAAWLGGIIIDAARQGRGYGRAAVRAALDLLSTEHGISSFALSYEPANTAARRCYAGLGFTETGETEDTEVVARLQVTA; encoded by the coding sequence ATGACCGCCCCTGTCACGCCTGTTCCCGTCCGCCTGGCGCCCGTCGACGCCGTCAACTGGCGCGCCGTCACCGCACTCACCGTCGCCGAGTCGCAGTCGGACTGGGTCGCCGCGCCCGCCTACTACCTGGCGCTGTGCCACTACGGCGAGTCGGGCTGGCAGCCCCTGGCGGTGCTCGACACCGAAGGCGACGTCGTCGGTTTCCTCATGTGGACCGTCGACCCCGCCGACGGGGCGGCCTGGCTCGGCGGGATCATCATCGACGCCGCCCGGCAGGGCCGGGGCTACGGCCGGGCCGCGGTGCGCGCCGCGCTCGACCTGCTGTCCACCGAGCACGGGATCAGCAGCTTCGCGCTGTCGTACGAGCCGGCCAACACCGCCGCCCGGCGCTGCTACGCGGGCCTCGGCTTCACCGAGACCGGCGAGACCGAGGACACCGAGGTCGTGGCGCGACTGCAGGTCACCGCCTGA
- a CDS encoding SRPBCC family protein, translating to MTEPGVIRCDQFLSHPPARVWQALTDPELHAKWWAAGDVRPVVGHRFTLDMGNWGQQPCEVLAVEPEKLLSYRFATGTLDNTITFRLEPEGTGTRLFFEQAGLDLDSPLGRTAFEGMSRGWPGLLRRIESVLAA from the coding sequence GTGACCGAACCAGGTGTCATCCGCTGCGACCAGTTCCTCAGCCACCCGCCCGCGCGGGTGTGGCAGGCACTGACCGATCCCGAGCTGCACGCGAAGTGGTGGGCCGCGGGCGACGTGCGGCCCGTCGTCGGCCACCGCTTCACCCTCGACATGGGCAACTGGGGGCAGCAGCCCTGCGAGGTGCTGGCGGTCGAGCCCGAGAAGCTGCTGAGCTACCGCTTCGCCACCGGCACATTGGACAACACCATCACCTTCCGCCTGGAGCCCGAGGGCACCGGCACCCGACTGTTCTTCGAGCAGGCGGGCCTGGACCTCGACTCCCCGCTGGGCCGCACCGCCTTCGAGGGCATGTCCCGCGGCTGGCCCGGCCTCCTCCGCCGCATCGAGTCCGTCCTCGCGGCCTGA
- a CDS encoding metalloregulator ArsR/SmtB family transcription factor: MITDVFSALANPVRRQLLDSLREGPRAAGELAGQFSLSRPAVSEHLSVLRGAGLVREEPRGRHRYYHLQAQPLAEVGQWLHPYEHFWRERLRSLRDVLDEEFS; encoded by the coding sequence GTGATCACTGACGTGTTCAGCGCATTGGCCAATCCGGTACGCCGACAGCTGCTCGACTCGCTGCGCGAGGGCCCGCGCGCGGCCGGCGAGCTCGCCGGGCAGTTCTCGCTCAGCCGGCCCGCGGTCTCGGAGCACCTGTCGGTGCTGCGCGGCGCGGGCCTGGTGCGCGAGGAGCCGCGCGGCCGCCACCGGTACTACCACCTGCAAGCGCAGCCCCTGGCCGAGGTCGGGCAGTGGTTGCATCCCTACGAACACTTCTGGCGCGAGCGGCTCAGGTCGCTGCGCGACGTACTCGACGAGGAGTTCTCGTGA
- a CDS encoding glycoside hydrolase family 3 C-terminal domain-containing protein, with translation MTATADTDQLVASMTLAEKAALCAGRDFWSLYGVPRLGVPEILVADGPHGLRKELSTEQVQLGASVPATCFPTSAGMASTWDPELIEQVGRALGAEARAEGVSVLLGPGVNIKRTPLCGRNFEYFSEDPLLAGRMGAAWIRGVQSQGVGASLKHFAANNQEHRRFSVDALVDERALREVYLAAFETAVAGGAPWTVMCAYNRVNGVYAAEHGWLLNQVLREEWGFDGIVVSDWGAVNERVDGLAAGLDLEMPGFGGHHDQLVVDAVTSGLLPVDVLDRTAARFLTLIERTAQARAGGHSYDRDAHHALAGRVAAEGTVLLKNDGGLLPLASGARIAVIGAFAEQPRFQGAGSSHINPHRLDDAYTRLSDLAETTYAAGYRRDSDETDDALLAEAVAAARAADTVLLYVGLTDSYETEGLDRTHLRLPASHDALVAAVAAANPRTVVLLHNGAPVEMPWHADVPAIVEAYLGGQAGGSAVADVLFGLGEPGGRLAETFPHRWADNPVHALPNGPRQAEYRESVYVGYRYYDTAGADVLFPFGHGLSYTSFAFADVTAIGTGAVEVTVTVTNTGERTGSEVVQVYVHHPAAAGARPDQELKGFAKVRLAPGESRAVTISLDRRAFAWYDVTGGRWAVTGGRYEIRVGASSRDVRATTTVEVTGDGPPAPAYPVPAAGQQWDREQFAAVLGRPLPDNTADAPGAFTLNTPLNDMRSSPVTRLLQASARRQARGLVKDPKSPMALLIGAMLDESPLRLLSMMSRGKVGRPVQEALLDLVNGHWLRGLRRLARARRR, from the coding sequence ATGACGGCGACGGCGGATACCGACCAGCTCGTGGCGTCGATGACCCTCGCGGAGAAGGCGGCGCTGTGCGCCGGACGGGACTTCTGGTCCCTGTACGGCGTGCCCCGGCTCGGCGTCCCCGAGATCCTCGTCGCCGACGGCCCGCACGGGCTGCGCAAGGAGCTCAGCACCGAGCAGGTGCAGCTCGGTGCCAGCGTGCCCGCCACCTGCTTCCCGACCTCGGCGGGCATGGCCTCGACCTGGGACCCGGAGCTGATCGAGCAGGTCGGCCGGGCGCTGGGCGCCGAGGCGCGGGCCGAGGGCGTCAGCGTGCTGCTCGGCCCCGGCGTCAACATCAAACGCACCCCGCTGTGCGGCCGCAACTTCGAGTACTTCAGCGAGGACCCGCTGCTGGCCGGGCGGATGGGCGCGGCCTGGATCCGCGGCGTGCAGAGCCAGGGCGTGGGCGCCTCGCTCAAGCACTTCGCCGCCAACAACCAGGAGCACCGCCGATTCAGCGTCGACGCGCTGGTCGACGAGCGAGCACTGCGCGAGGTGTACCTCGCCGCGTTCGAGACCGCGGTCGCCGGTGGCGCGCCGTGGACGGTGATGTGCGCCTACAACCGGGTCAACGGCGTCTACGCCGCCGAGCACGGGTGGCTGCTGAACCAGGTGCTGCGCGAGGAGTGGGGCTTCGACGGCATCGTGGTCTCCGACTGGGGTGCGGTCAACGAACGGGTCGACGGCCTCGCCGCCGGGCTCGACCTGGAGATGCCCGGCTTCGGCGGCCACCACGACCAGCTCGTCGTCGACGCGGTGACCAGCGGCCTGCTGCCCGTCGACGTGCTCGACCGGACCGCCGCCCGCTTCCTCACGCTGATCGAGCGCACCGCGCAGGCCCGCGCGGGCGGGCACTCCTACGACCGCGACGCCCACCACGCGCTGGCCGGACGGGTCGCCGCCGAGGGCACGGTACTGCTCAAGAACGACGGCGGCCTGCTGCCACTGGCGTCGGGCGCGCGGATCGCGGTCATCGGCGCGTTCGCCGAGCAGCCCCGCTTCCAGGGCGCGGGCAGCTCGCACATCAACCCGCACCGCCTCGACGACGCGTACACCCGGCTGTCCGACCTGGCCGAGACGACCTACGCCGCCGGCTACCGGCGCGACTCCGACGAGACCGACGACGCGCTGCTCGCCGAGGCCGTCGCGGCGGCGCGCGCCGCCGACACTGTGCTGCTCTACGTCGGCCTCACCGACAGCTACGAGACCGAGGGCCTCGATCGCACCCACCTGCGCCTGCCCGCGAGCCACGACGCCCTCGTCGCCGCCGTCGCCGCGGCCAACCCGCGGACAGTGGTGCTGCTCCACAACGGCGCGCCCGTGGAGATGCCCTGGCACGCCGACGTGCCCGCGATCGTCGAGGCCTACCTCGGCGGGCAGGCCGGCGGCAGCGCCGTGGCCGACGTGCTGTTCGGCCTGGGCGAGCCGGGCGGGCGGCTGGCCGAGACGTTCCCGCACCGCTGGGCCGACAACCCGGTGCACGCCCTGCCCAACGGCCCGCGTCAGGCCGAGTACCGGGAGAGCGTCTACGTCGGCTATCGCTACTACGACACCGCGGGCGCCGACGTGCTGTTCCCGTTCGGACACGGCCTGAGCTACACGTCCTTCGCCTTCGCGGACGTCACGGCGATCGGCACCGGAGCTGTCGAGGTCACCGTCACGGTCACCAACACCGGTGAGCGCACCGGCAGCGAGGTGGTCCAGGTGTACGTCCACCACCCGGCCGCCGCGGGCGCGCGCCCCGACCAGGAGCTCAAGGGCTTCGCCAAGGTGCGCCTCGCGCCGGGGGAGTCGCGCGCCGTCACGATCAGCCTCGACCGGCGCGCCTTCGCCTGGTACGACGTCACCGGCGGGCGCTGGGCCGTCACCGGCGGCCGGTACGAGATCCGCGTCGGCGCGTCCTCGCGCGACGTCCGCGCCACCACCACCGTCGAGGTGACCGGCGACGGCCCGCCCGCCCCGGCCTACCCGGTGCCCGCCGCCGGGCAGCAGTGGGACCGCGAGCAGTTCGCCGCCGTCCTCGGCCGCCCGCTGCCCGACAACACCGCGGACGCACCCGGCGCGTTCACGCTGAACACCCCGCTCAACGACATGCGCAGCTCACCGGTGACCCGGCTGCTGCAGGCCTCGGCCCGGCGGCAGGCCCGCGGCCTCGTCAAGGACCCGAAGAGCCCGATGGCGCTGCTCATCGGCGCGATGCTCGACGAGTCACCGCTGCGCCTGCTGTCGATGATGAGCCGCGGCAAGGTCGGCCGCCCGGTCCAGGAAGCGCTGCTCGACCTGGTCAACGGGCACTGGCTGCGCGGCCTGCGCCGGCTCGCCCGGGCCCGGCGACGATGA
- a CDS encoding LacI family DNA-binding transcriptional regulator has product MTGRRPTSADVAREAGVSRATVSYVLNDAPGERIAQPTRERVLAAAARLGYAPSLAGRALANGQSDIVLLAMPDAPSGELTSRFVDAVTRSLAAQGLTLVVHFDVPSAPRLPRLAAMLSVRAVLSLFPLPDADNAALRRMGIRVVPAGTESDGLATSALLRRQGRMQVAHLVAAGHLRLAYALPADPRLSVFADPRHDGVRQACAERDLPMPVPFTVPDDPSAVVGAVRALLDDAPQVTAICAYNDEVALATLHGLRELAVPVPTRMALIGVDGIPLSAYSAPPLTTVTVAPAATARHLARAAVARLAGDRPTPVPIEDVLHLTVRATT; this is encoded by the coding sequence ATGACCGGCCGCCGCCCGACCAGCGCCGACGTCGCCCGCGAGGCCGGGGTGTCCCGGGCGACGGTGAGCTACGTGCTCAACGACGCCCCGGGCGAGCGCATCGCGCAACCGACGCGGGAACGGGTGCTCGCCGCCGCCGCCCGCCTGGGCTACGCGCCGTCGCTGGCCGGAAGGGCGCTGGCCAACGGGCAGAGCGACATCGTGCTGCTGGCCATGCCCGATGCGCCGTCCGGGGAGCTGACCTCACGATTCGTCGACGCGGTCACCCGTTCGCTGGCCGCGCAGGGCCTGACCCTGGTCGTCCACTTCGACGTGCCGTCCGCGCCCCGGCTGCCGCGCCTGGCCGCGATGCTGTCGGTGCGCGCCGTGCTCAGCCTGTTCCCGCTGCCCGACGCCGACAACGCCGCCCTGCGGCGGATGGGCATCCGTGTCGTCCCGGCCGGCACCGAGTCCGACGGGCTCGCCACCTCTGCACTGCTGCGCCGGCAGGGCCGGATGCAGGTCGCGCACCTCGTCGCGGCGGGACACCTCCGGCTCGCCTACGCGCTGCCCGCCGACCCGCGCCTGTCCGTGTTCGCCGACCCCCGCCACGACGGCGTACGCCAGGCCTGCGCCGAGCGCGACCTGCCCATGCCGGTGCCCTTCACCGTGCCCGACGACCCGTCCGCCGTCGTCGGCGCGGTACGCGCCCTGCTCGACGACGCGCCGCAGGTCACCGCGATCTGCGCATACAACGACGAGGTGGCCCTGGCGACCCTGCACGGCCTGCGCGAACTCGCCGTGCCCGTGCCCACCCGCATGGCCCTCATCGGCGTCGACGGCATACCCCTGTCCGCCTACAGCGCCCCGCCTCTCACCACCGTCACCGTGGCCCCCGCCGCCACCGCCCGCCACCTGGCCCGCGCCGCCGTCGCCCGCCTCGCCGGCGACCGCCCCACCCCCGTCCCCATCGAAGACGTCCTCCACCTCACGGTCCGCGCCACCACCTGA
- a CDS encoding HNH endonuclease family protein, whose translation MSRVLKALAATAAALAMSFTLTATPAHATPPNIPSYSTAVSRLAALTVTAESHGSTYNRDLFPHWITITGACNTREQVLKRDGVGVVVNSSCAATSGSWYSPYDGATWTAASDVDIDHMVPLAEAWASGAWAWTTAQRQTYANDLGGPELWAVTDNVNQSKGDKDPAEWQPSLSSFRCTYARAWIQVKWYYSLTVDSAEKSALNGMLATC comes from the coding sequence ATGTCCCGTGTCCTGAAGGCGTTGGCCGCCACCGCGGCAGCCCTGGCCATGTCGTTCACCCTCACCGCGACACCGGCCCACGCCACCCCGCCCAACATCCCCTCCTACAGCACCGCCGTGAGCCGCCTCGCGGCGCTGACCGTCACGGCCGAGTCGCACGGCTCCACGTACAACCGCGACCTGTTCCCGCACTGGATCACGATCACCGGCGCCTGCAACACCCGCGAGCAGGTCCTCAAGCGCGACGGCGTCGGCGTCGTGGTCAACAGCAGCTGCGCCGCGACCTCCGGGTCCTGGTACAGCCCGTACGACGGCGCCACCTGGACCGCCGCCTCCGACGTCGACATCGACCACATGGTCCCGCTGGCCGAGGCGTGGGCGTCCGGCGCGTGGGCGTGGACGACCGCGCAGCGCCAGACCTACGCCAACGACCTCGGCGGGCCCGAACTGTGGGCGGTCACCGACAACGTCAACCAGTCCAAGGGCGACAAGGACCCGGCGGAGTGGCAGCCGTCGCTGTCCTCGTTCCGCTGCACGTACGCCCGCGCCTGGATCCAGGTGAAGTGGTACTACAGCCTCACCGTCGACAGCGCGGAGAAGTCGGCCCTCAACGGCATGCTCGCCACCTGCTGA
- a CDS encoding SET domain-containing protein: MAVPAADCWLHTDVEVDTSPIAGKGLFTRAALPAGTIVSRLGGRLVSEAELRELFARAAREQRYVDTVSVAHDLHLVLPPRQPNGYGNHSCDPNLWWVDAYTLAARRDIAAGEELTNDYGTSTAVADFRMDCACGTALCRSVLTGDDWQLPDLRERYGDHWIPLLLDRIRTT, translated from the coding sequence GTGGCCGTGCCCGCAGCCGACTGCTGGCTGCACACCGACGTCGAGGTCGACACTTCCCCGATCGCAGGCAAGGGCTTGTTCACGCGCGCCGCCCTCCCGGCCGGGACCATCGTGTCCCGGCTGGGCGGGCGCCTCGTCAGCGAAGCGGAGTTGCGGGAACTGTTCGCGCGGGCAGCCCGCGAACAGCGCTACGTCGACACCGTCAGCGTCGCCCACGACCTGCACCTGGTCCTGCCGCCGCGCCAGCCCAACGGGTACGGCAACCACAGCTGTGACCCGAACCTGTGGTGGGTCGACGCCTACACGCTCGCTGCCCGGCGCGACATCGCGGCCGGTGAGGAACTCACCAACGACTACGGCACGAGCACAGCGGTCGCGGACTTCCGCATGGACTGCGCCTGCGGCACGGCATTGTGCCGCAGTGTGCTGACCGGCGACGACTGGCAACTGCCGGACCTGCGCGAACGCTATGGCGACCACTGGATTCCGCTGCTGCTCGACCGCATCCGCACAACCTGA